DNA sequence from the Janibacter sp. CX7 genome:
CGTCCCTGCAGCAACTGCCGGTCACCTATGTCTGGACCCACGACAGCATCGGCCTCGGCGAGGACGGCCCGACCCACCAGCCGATCGAGCACCTCGCGTCGCTGCGGGCCATGCCCGGCCTCGACGTCGTCCGCCCGGGCGACGCCAACGAGGTCAGCGTGTGCTGGGGGCAGGTCCTCAAGAACCGCTCCACCGCGGCCCTCGCGCTCTCCCGTCAGGGCACGCCGACCGTCGACCGGTCGGAGTACGCGTCGGCGAAGGGAGCGGCCAAGGGTGGCTACGTCCTCGCCGAGTCGAGCACCGAGGTGCCCGACGTGATCATCGTCGCCACCGGCACGGAGGTCGCGGTCGCGCTCGAGGCCCGCACGACGCTCGAGAAGGCCAAGATCGGCACACGCGTCGTCTCCATGCCGTGCCGCGAGTGGTTCGACGCCCAGTCGAAGGCCTACAAGGAGAAGGTCCTGCCGGCCGCCGTCCGGGCGCGTGTCTCGGTCGAGGCCGCGACCCCCTTCGGCTGGCGCGAGGTCGTCGGCGATGCCGGTGAGATCGTCGGCATCGACCACTTCGGCGCCTCCGCCGACGCGGCGACCCTCTACGACAAGTTCGGCATCACGTCCGCCGCCGTCGTCAAGGCGGCAAAGACCTCCATCAAGAACGCGAAGGGATGACCGCCATGGCCGACCAGCTCCCCACCGCTCCCGCCCCGATCGCCGCGCTGCGCGACGCAGGAGTCTCCGTCTGGCTCGACGACCTCAGCCGCGAGCGGCTGCGCTCGGGCAACCTCCAGCAGCTCATCGACACCACAGGGATCGTCGGCGTCACGACCAATCCGTCGATCTTCCAGGCCGCGCTCGCCGACGGCGACGCCTACACCGAGCAGCTCGGCCGGCTCGCCGCCGAGGGCAAGGACGTCGACGAGGTCGTCTTCGCCCTGACGACCGACGACGTGCGCGAGGCCTGTGACCTCTTCGCCCCGATCTTCGAGGCGACCGACGGTGTCGACGGCCGGGTCTCGCTCGAGGTCGACCCCCGCCTGGCCCACGACCCCGAGGCCACCGCGGCCTCCGCCCAGGAGCTCGCCGCCGCCGTCGACCGCCCCCAGGTGCACATCAAGATCCCGGCGACGCAGGCCGGCCTGCCGGCCATCACCCGCACCCTCGCCGAGGGGATCAGCGTCAACGTCACGTTGATCTTCAGCCTCGAGCGCTATCGCGCGGTGATGAATGCCTTCGTCGAGGGCCTCGAGCAGGCCCTCGCCGCGGGCAAGGACATCTCGAAGATCCACTCCGTGGCCTCCTTCTTCGTCTCCCGCGTCGACACCGAGATCGACGCCCGGCTCGACGCCATCGGCACGGACGAGGCCAAGGCCCTGCGCGGCCAGGCGGGCGTGGCCAATGCCCGTCTCGCCTACCAGGCCTACGAGGAGGTCTTCAGCACGCCGAGGTGGCAGCGTCTCGAGGCCGAAGGGGGGCGCCGCCAGCGTCCGCTGTGGGCCTCCACCGGCGTGAAGGACCCCGCCTACCCGGACACGCTCTACGTCACCGAGCTCGTCGCGGCCGACACGGTCAACACGATGCCGGAGAAGACCCTCGACGCGACCATCGACCACGGCGAGGTCACCGGCGACACCATCACCGGCGGCTACGCGCAGGCCCAGGAGGTCCTCGACCGGCTCGAGGCCCTCGGCATCAGCTACACCGAGGTCACCGACAAGCTCGAGGTCGAGGGCGTCGAGAAGTTCGAGAAGGCGTGGGGCGAGCTCCTCGACGGAGTGAGCGCGGAGCTGACCAAGGCCGCGAAGTGACCAGCCTCTCCGTCGCGGCTGCAGGCGCGGCGGCCGACGCGGTCGCCGCGCACGTCCCCGCCCTCGTCGCCGACGGCGTCGCGAGCGGGATCTTCGCCCAGGACGCGAGCCTGTGGGGACCGGCGGCCGAGGAAGAGGCCGCCAAGCGGCTGTCCTGGGTGGGCCTGGGGCGCACCTC
Encoded proteins:
- the tal gene encoding transaldolase, which encodes MTAMADQLPTAPAPIAALRDAGVSVWLDDLSRERLRSGNLQQLIDTTGIVGVTTNPSIFQAALADGDAYTEQLGRLAAEGKDVDEVVFALTTDDVREACDLFAPIFEATDGVDGRVSLEVDPRLAHDPEATAASAQELAAAVDRPQVHIKIPATQAGLPAITRTLAEGISVNVTLIFSLERYRAVMNAFVEGLEQALAAGKDISKIHSVASFFVSRVDTEIDARLDAIGTDEAKALRGQAGVANARLAYQAYEEVFSTPRWQRLEAEGGRRQRPLWASTGVKDPAYPDTLYVTELVAADTVNTMPEKTLDATIDHGEVTGDTITGGYAQAQEVLDRLEALGISYTEVTDKLEVEGVEKFEKAWGELLDGVSAELTKAAK